The nucleotide sequence AGGCCGGCCAGGTGCTCATGTCGCGCAATGTGACCAGCGAGGCCAACACCGTGTTCCAGAACCTGGTAGCGGTGCTGGATCAGATCGACCCGGCCAAGCTCAATGCCGCGCTTTCCGCGCTTGCTGAGGGCCTACGCGGTCAAGGTCCGCTCATCGGACAAGCGACCACCGATGCCAACCAGGTCCTGCTCGAGCTGAATCCGCGCTACGAAACCGTGACCGCCGACCTGCGGGCCGTCAAAGACTTCAACGAAACCTTCAGCGTTGCGGCGCAGGACATCCTGGACACGCTCAACGCGCTGAGCACGACCAGCACCACCATCACCAGCCACTCCACCCAGTTGGACGCACTGCTGCTGGCCACCATCGGACTCTCCAACACCGGTATCAGCCTGCTGGCACCCAATCAGGCGAACCTGATCAAAGCCATCAACGCACTCGAGCCCACGACGAACCTGCTCTACAAGTACAGCCCGGAGTACACCTGTCTGTTGGAGGGCGCAAAGTACTTGCTGGACCACGGGGGCTACGAAGCACCCGGCGGCAATGGGCGGTCACTGGTACTCGATGCGGCCCTGGCGCTCGGCGATGACCCCTACCGTTTTCCAGACAACCTGCCCATCATCGGCGCCAAGGGCGGGCCTGGCGGCAAACCGGGCTGCGGCTCGTTGCCGATCGTCGACAACAACTGGCCGGTGCGCAACCTCGTCACCAACACCGGCTTTGGCACGGGAATGGACTGGCGCCCCAACCCCGGCATCGGATTCCCGGGCTGGGCCAACTACTTCCCGGTCACCCGCGGAACGCCCGAACCACCGAGCATCCGCAACCTCTTCGGTGGGCCTGCGCCAGGACCGATCCCCTATCCGGGGGCGCCGCCCTACGGCGCGGAGCTGTACGCGCCAGACGGTACCCCGCTGTGGCCGGGGCTACCGCCGGCGCCGCCACCGGGCGCCCCCAGGGAATCGGGACCCACGCCGGGCTCCGAGCCCTTCGTGGTCCCCGCGCCCGCGCAGGCACAGCCCACCCCGCTGCCGCCGGCTCCACTGCCACAGGAGGTCGCTCCGTCACCGTGAACACCTGGTACCGACGTCCCCTCAGCCGGCCCTCGACCGACCTTTCGGCCGACCGCTGGGCCAACGAAGGTGACCGCGCATGAGAGCCCGGCTCATCCGTGATGCGATCCGACTGGGCACCTTCTTGCTGGTCTGCTTCTTGGGCGTCATCGGCTTGTTCGCGGTCTTCGGGCAGCTGCGCTTCGGCGAGAAAACCAGCACCTACAAAGCCGAGTTCAGCAATGTGACCGGACTGGAGCAAAACGACTTCGTGCGCATCGCCGGTGTCGAGGTCGGACAAGTCAAAAAGGTTGCGATTCAGCCCGACACAACGGCGCTGGTCGAGTTCACGGCCGATAGTTCGGTGGTGCTGACCCAGGGCAGCCGGGCCGTGATCCGCTATGACGACCTGATCGGTGGCCGATACCTGGCACTCGAGGAAGGCGCCGGCAGCCCCAAACAGCTCAAGCCCGGTGACACGATTCCCATGACACACACCTCGCCCGCCCTGGACTTGGATGCGTTGATTGGCGGGTTCCGTCCGCTGCTGAAGGCGCTGGATCCCGACCAGGTCAATGCCCTGTCCGGCCAGTTGATTCGGGCGCTGCAGGGCGAAGGCGCGACGATCAACTCGTTTCTTGCCCAGACCGCCGCGTTGACGACGACGCTGGCCGATCGCGATCAGCTGATCGGGGATGTCATCATCAATCTGAATGTCGTGTTGGGTTCGCTCGGCGACCAAAACAAGCAATTCGCCAAAGCGGTCGACGCACTCGCCGAACTCATGGAAGGCCTGCAGGCCCGCAAGGAAGACATCACCAAGGGCGTGGCTTACACCAATGCCGCCGCCTCGAGCATCGCGGACCTGTTGTCGCAGGCACGCCCGCCACTGGCCAAGACCGTCCAGGAGACGGATCGCGCATCGGCAATTGTCTTGGCAGACCACGAATACTTCGACAATCTGATCAACACGCTGCCAGATGCCTATCAAGCGCTGTCGCGCCAAGGCATCTACGGTGACTTCTTCAGTTTCTATCTCTGCGATGTCGTGCTCAAGCTCAACGGCAGGGGTGGCCAGCCGGTGTACGTCAAGGTCGCCGGTCAGCCCACCGGGAGGTGCGCACCGCGGTGAAATCCTTCGCTGAACGCAACCAGATCGTCGTCGGTGCAGTGGGATTGGCGATCACCATCGGCATCGTGGTCGGATCGCTGCAGTACGACAAGCTGCCGTTCTTCCAATCCGGCAAGCAGTACTCCGCCTACTTCGCTGATGCGGGTGGGCTGACAACCGGCGTGCGCGTGCAAGTTTCGGGATTCCGGGTGGGTGAGGTCTCGTCCATCGAGTTGGACGGACCGCGGGTGCTGGTCAAGTTCACTGTCGACAAGCACATCCGCCTCGGCGACCATACCGAGGCGGCGATCAAGACGCGGGGCCTGCTGGGCACGAAGATGCTCGAGGTCATCTCCCGCGGGGACGGCCAGCTGCAGGGCACGATTCCGCTCGACCGCACCCGGTCGCCGTACCAACTACCCGACGCGCTGGGTGACCTGGCCACCACGATCAGCGGCCTGAACACCAACCAGCTATCGGACTCGCTGCGGGTACTGGCGGACACCTTTTCCGACACCCCGCCACAACTACGCGTCGCGATCGAGGGAGTGGCACGCTTCTCGCAGACCCTCGACGAGCGCGACGCGCAGCTGCGCGGTCTGCTCACCAACGCCAACAAGGCCACGACCGTGCTGGCCGAGCGCAGCAACCAAGTCGTCAGCCTGATCGCCAACACCAACGCGCTGCTGGCCGAGCTGACAACCCAACGCGCCGCCCTGGATCACATCTCCGGCAACATCGCCGCACTCGGTCAACAACTGCATGGGTTGATCGCAGAGAACGAGGCCACGATGCGACCCGCGCTCGACAAACTCAACGGCGTACTGACCATCCTGGACAACCGCAAGGAACGGCTGCAGAAGGCGATCAAACTGCTCGACGACTACACGATGTCGCTGGGTGAATCGGTGTCCTCCGGCCCGTTCTTCAAGACCTACGTCGCCAACCTGGCGCCGGGACAATTCGTGCAGCCATTCATCGACGCGGCATTCTCCGACCTCGGCCTGGATCCCAATGTGCTGCTCCCGTCGCAACGCACCGACCCGCCGATCGGCCAGCCGGGCACACCGCCGCTGCCGTTGCCCTTCCCGCGGACGGGCCAAGGCGGCGAACCACATCTGAAGCTTCCCGACGCGATCACCGGCAACCCCGATGACCCGCGGTATCCCTACCGCGAGCCGCTGCCCGCCCCACCCCCGGGCGGGCCACCACCGGGGCCGCCCGCACCGGCGCCTCCCGAGTTGGCTTCCATCCCGCAGCCAACGCCGTCATCGGTATTGGTGCCCGCGCCGGGCGAGGTCTCAGCACCCCAGACCGCGGGGGCCGGACGATGATCCGGCGCACCAAGACCTGGCTGGCCGTGCTGTTGGTCGGACTATTGGCCGCTGGAGTGGTGGTGCTGCTGCGAACCACCGAAGTGGTCAACCGCACCAATGTCGTCGCGTACTTCGAGAACAGCAACGGCGTCTTCACCGGGGACGAAGTTCGCATCCTTGGTGTGCCCGTCGGCAAGATCACCTCGATCGAACCGCAGCCCGAGTCGGTCAAGGTCTCATTCTGGTACGACAGCAAGTACAAAGTGCCGGCGGACGCGAAAGCCGCGATCCTGTCGCCGACCCTGGTGACCTCACGCGCGATTCAGCTCACCCCCGCCTACACCGGCGGGCCCGCGATGGCCGACAACGCGGTCATTCCACGCCAACGCACCGCCGTTCCGGTCGAGTGGGACGACGTCCGTGCGCAATTGGCGAAGCTGACCAAGGAGTTGCAGCCGACCGAGCCCGGCGGCGTCAGCCCCCTCGGGTCGGTGATCAATACCGCGGCAGACAACCTCCGCGGCGAGGGCGCCAACATCCGCGACACCGTGATCAAGTTGTCTCAGGCCTTTTCGGCCCTCGGCGACCACAGCACGGACATCTTCTCTACCGTGAAGAATCTCGCGATTCTGGTGTCGGCGCTGCAGGACAGCACCAACTTGATGCGCCAGCTGAACCAGAACCTGGCGACGGTGACCGGCCTGCTGGCCAACGACCCGAACGAGGTCGCCAACGCCGTGCGCAACCTGGGCGACACGGTCGGTGAGGTGCAGCGATTTGTGGCCGACAATCGCGAAGCCCTGGGCACCACATCGGACAAGCTGGCGGGGGTCAGCCAGGCTTTGAACGATAGCCTCGACGACGTCAAACAGTTCCTGCACGTGGCGCCCAACACCTTGCAGAACTATGTGAACATCTGGCAGCCGGCCCAGGGCGCGGTGAGTGCCGTGCCGATGCTCAACAACTTCGCCAATCCGATTTCCTTCCTGTGCGGCGCCATTCAGGCCGCATCGCGACTGGGCTATGAACAGTCCGCGAAGCTATGCGTGCAATACCTGGCACCGATAATCAAGAACCGTCAGTACAACTTCCTGCCCTTTGGCCAGAACCTCTTCGTCGGCGCCAGTGCGCGACCCAATGAGCTGACCTACAGCGAAGACTGGCTACGCCCGGATTACATTCCACCGCAAGCCATTCCACCGCAAGCCATTCCGCCGCAGCAAGCACCGCCGGCCGCGGCGCCTCCGGCGCAAGCACCGCCGCCCGCCGTGGGCCCCCCGCTGCCGGCCGAAGCGCCCGCCACACCCGATCCGGCTGCCGGCCTTCGCGGGATCATGGTGCCCCAAGGGGTGGGCTCATGATGTGGGCCAGGTGGACCACGCGGATACGCATCGCGGCGGGAATCGCCGCCCTAGCGGTAGCCGTGTCGGGCTGCAGTGGCTGGCGCGGCCTGAACTCGCTTCCGCTGCCAGGTGTTCAGGGCGGCGGACCCGGCTCGTTCACCATCCAGGCTCAGATGCCCGACGTCGACAACATCGAGCCGAATTCGCGCGTCCGGGTGGGTGACGTCAATGTCGGTACCGTCACCAAGATCGAGCGCCAGGGCTGGCATGCGCTGGTCACGATGAAACTCAACGGCAATGTCGAGCTGCCGGCAAATGCCACCGCCACACTCGGTCAGACCAGCTTGCTGGGGTCGCTGCATATCGAGCTGGCACCGCCCACCGACGTGCCGCCTGAGGGCAACCTACGCGAGGGCTCGTTGATCCCGTTGTCCTCATCGAAGGCATATCCGAGCACCGAACAGGCACTCGCCGCAACGGCGATGCTGCTCAATGGCGGCGGGATCGGGGACATCTACGACATCACCGAAGCCCTGAGCACCGCCTTCACCGGACGCGAGAACGACTTGCGCAGCCTGATCGAGCAGCTCGACGAGGCCATCGGACACCTCGACGACCAAAAAGGCGACATCATCGCCGCTGCCGAGAGCCTGAACAACCTGATGGCTCAGCTCGCCGCACAAAGGCCGGTACTGGACAAGGCGTTGCGGACGATTCCGGATGCACTCGCCGTGCTCAAGAACGAGCGCGAGAACCTGGCCGATGCACTCACCCAGCTGGGCAGGTTCAGCGCGCTGGCCGCCGACTCGGTCAACCAGACCAAGGACGCGCTTGTGCAGGAGCTCAAAGATCTTGGGCCGACGCTGGAGTCACTGGCCAACGCGGGTCCGGCGCTAACGCGCGCGCTGAGCTTCCTACCCACCTACCCATTTCCCAAGGAGACGCTGACCAACTGGATGCGCGGCGACTACGCCAACCTGACCCTCATCATCGATATGACGTTGAGCCGTATCGACGCCGGATTCTTCACCGGAACGCGATGGGAAGGCGACTTGACCGAGCTCGAGCTGCAGTGGGGCCGCACCATCGGGCAGATGCCCAGCCCCTACACCGTGGGTAACCCGTTGATCGTTCCGTACCGATGGGACCAGGGGCCGTGACATGCGTCTGACTCGGCAGATATTCATCCAGATGGCGATCTTCGCCATCGTGGCCACCACCGCGCTGTTGATCATGGTCTTCGGGTACATGCGAGTGCCGGCCATGGTCGGCATCGGGCAGTACCGCGTGACCGTCGAGCTGCCCGAGGCAGGCGGCCTCTACCCGCGCGGCAACGTCACCTATCGCGGCGTCGAGGTCGGCACCGTCAAGAGCGTCCACTTGACCAACACGGGTGTGGCCGCGGTCCTGTCGCTGAACTCCGATGTCAAGATTCCCGCCGATGTGGAGGCCGAGGTGCACAGCGTTTCCTCGGTCGGCGAGCAGTACGTTCAGCTGCTTCCGCGTAGCGGCCAAGGTCCGTCGTTGAAGGACGGCGACGTGATCCCGAGTAGCCGCACCCGCGTTCCAACCGATATCAACACGATCCTGGACGAAACCAACCGCGGCCTGCAGGCGATCCCCCGCGAGAACCTGAAGACGGTTGTCGACGAGGCGGCCGTCGCCGTCGGCGGACTGGGGCCCGAGCTTCGGCGGTTGATCACCGGGGGCAGCAAGCTGGCCATCGACGCCCGCGCGAACCTGGACGAGCTGACCCTGTTGATCGACCAGTCCAAGCCGGTGTTGGACACCCAGACCGACACCGCGGGCGCCATCCGCTCGTGGGCGTCGAATCTGGCCAGCATCACCGACCAGCTGCAGCGCCAGGACTCGTCGTTGGCCGGGTTGCTGGATCAGGGTCCCGGGGCAGCCGATGAGGTGCGCGCGCTGTTCAACCGACTACGCCCCACACTGCCGATCGTGCTGGCCAACCTGGTCAGCGTCGGTGAGGTGGCCGTCGCCTACCACCCGAGTCTCGAGCAACTGCTGGTGCTGTTTCCTCAGGGAACTGCCGTAACGCAGGCCGTCGGCGTTGCCAAGCGCAACACCATCCAGGACTACAAGGGCGACTATCTGGTCTTCAACCTGAACCTGAACCTGCCGCCGCCGTGCACCACCGGCTTCCTGCCGGCCCAGCAGCAGCGGGTACCCACCTTCGAGGACTACCCGAACCGTGCGCCGGGTGACCTGTACTGCCGAGTGCCCCAGGATGCGCCTTTCAACGTCCGCGGCGCACGAAATCTGCCTTGCGTGACCGTGCCAGGAAAGCGCGCGCCGACGGCGAAGCTGTGCGAGAGCAACGAGGTCTACGTGCCGCTCAACG is from Mycobacterium marinum and encodes:
- a CDS encoding MCE family protein; translation: MDDRKEGLHPAWHTLILVLLFVAAMWVTYALFMGSLRSVVPVTLTSERSGLVMETNAKVKLRGVQVGRVASIVGGGKGATPVALTLEIDSDQIRYIPANVQAEIRATTVFGAKFVDLVYPEDPSPQRLKAGQVLMSRNVTSEANTVFQNLVAVLDQIDPAKLNAALSALAEGLRGQGPLIGQATTDANQVLLELNPRYETVTADLRAVKDFNETFSVAAQDILDTLNALSTTSTTITSHSTQLDALLLATIGLSNTGISLLAPNQANLIKAINALEPTTNLLYKYSPEYTCLLEGAKYLLDHGGYEAPGGNGRSLVLDAALALGDDPYRFPDNLPIIGAKGGPGGKPGCGSLPIVDNNWPVRNLVTNTGFGTGMDWRPNPGIGFPGWANYFPVTRGTPEPPSIRNLFGGPAPGPIPYPGAPPYGAELYAPDGTPLWPGLPPAPPPGAPRESGPTPGSEPFVVPAPAQAQPTPLPPAPLPQEVAPSP
- a CDS encoding virulence factor Mce family protein, encoding MRARLIRDAIRLGTFLLVCFLGVIGLFAVFGQLRFGEKTSTYKAEFSNVTGLEQNDFVRIAGVEVGQVKKVAIQPDTTALVEFTADSSVVLTQGSRAVIRYDDLIGGRYLALEEGAGSPKQLKPGDTIPMTHTSPALDLDALIGGFRPLLKALDPDQVNALSGQLIRALQGEGATINSFLAQTAALTTTLADRDQLIGDVIINLNVVLGSLGDQNKQFAKAVDALAELMEGLQARKEDITKGVAYTNAAASSIADLLSQARPPLAKTVQETDRASAIVLADHEYFDNLINTLPDAYQALSRQGIYGDFFSFYLCDVVLKLNGRGGQPVYVKVAGQPTGRCAPR
- a CDS encoding MCE family protein; protein product: MKSFAERNQIVVGAVGLAITIGIVVGSLQYDKLPFFQSGKQYSAYFADAGGLTTGVRVQVSGFRVGEVSSIELDGPRVLVKFTVDKHIRLGDHTEAAIKTRGLLGTKMLEVISRGDGQLQGTIPLDRTRSPYQLPDALGDLATTISGLNTNQLSDSLRVLADTFSDTPPQLRVAIEGVARFSQTLDERDAQLRGLLTNANKATTVLAERSNQVVSLIANTNALLAELTTQRAALDHISGNIAALGQQLHGLIAENEATMRPALDKLNGVLTILDNRKERLQKAIKLLDDYTMSLGESVSSGPFFKTYVANLAPGQFVQPFIDAAFSDLGLDPNVLLPSQRTDPPIGQPGTPPLPLPFPRTGQGGEPHLKLPDAITGNPDDPRYPYREPLPAPPPGGPPPGPPAPAPPELASIPQPTPSSVLVPAPGEVSAPQTAGAGR
- a CDS encoding MCE family protein, encoding MIRRTKTWLAVLLVGLLAAGVVVLLRTTEVVNRTNVVAYFENSNGVFTGDEVRILGVPVGKITSIEPQPESVKVSFWYDSKYKVPADAKAAILSPTLVTSRAIQLTPAYTGGPAMADNAVIPRQRTAVPVEWDDVRAQLAKLTKELQPTEPGGVSPLGSVINTAADNLRGEGANIRDTVIKLSQAFSALGDHSTDIFSTVKNLAILVSALQDSTNLMRQLNQNLATVTGLLANDPNEVANAVRNLGDTVGEVQRFVADNREALGTTSDKLAGVSQALNDSLDDVKQFLHVAPNTLQNYVNIWQPAQGAVSAVPMLNNFANPISFLCGAIQAASRLGYEQSAKLCVQYLAPIIKNRQYNFLPFGQNLFVGASARPNELTYSEDWLRPDYIPPQAIPPQAIPPQQAPPAAAPPAQAPPPAVGPPLPAEAPATPDPAAGLRGIMVPQGVGS
- a CDS encoding virulence factor Mce family protein, whose protein sequence is MMWARWTTRIRIAAGIAALAVAVSGCSGWRGLNSLPLPGVQGGGPGSFTIQAQMPDVDNIEPNSRVRVGDVNVGTVTKIERQGWHALVTMKLNGNVELPANATATLGQTSLLGSLHIELAPPTDVPPEGNLREGSLIPLSSSKAYPSTEQALAATAMLLNGGGIGDIYDITEALSTAFTGRENDLRSLIEQLDEAIGHLDDQKGDIIAAAESLNNLMAQLAAQRPVLDKALRTIPDALAVLKNERENLADALTQLGRFSALAADSVNQTKDALVQELKDLGPTLESLANAGPALTRALSFLPTYPFPKETLTNWMRGDYANLTLIIDMTLSRIDAGFFTGTRWEGDLTELELQWGRTIGQMPSPYTVGNPLIVPYRWDQGP
- a CDS encoding MCE family protein, encoding MRLTRQIFIQMAIFAIVATTALLIMVFGYMRVPAMVGIGQYRVTVELPEAGGLYPRGNVTYRGVEVGTVKSVHLTNTGVAAVLSLNSDVKIPADVEAEVHSVSSVGEQYVQLLPRSGQGPSLKDGDVIPSSRTRVPTDINTILDETNRGLQAIPRENLKTVVDEAAVAVGGLGPELRRLITGGSKLAIDARANLDELTLLIDQSKPVLDTQTDTAGAIRSWASNLASITDQLQRQDSSLAGLLDQGPGAADEVRALFNRLRPTLPIVLANLVSVGEVAVAYHPSLEQLLVLFPQGTAVTQAVGVAKRNTIQDYKGDYLVFNLNLNLPPPCTTGFLPAQQQRVPTFEDYPNRAPGDLYCRVPQDAPFNVRGARNLPCVTVPGKRAPTAKLCESNEVYVPLNDGYNWKGDPNSTLSGQPIPQLPPEPPLEQSAPPGPAPPAPIAAAEYDPATGTYMGPDGHLYTQANLGQTVPEEQTWQTMLLPPKK